In Citrus sinensis cultivar Valencia sweet orange chromosome 3, DVS_A1.0, whole genome shotgun sequence, the sequence CCCAAGTCAgttattgatttgttttcgGAGTCTGAATTCTGCTTACAGCCTCCTGGAGACAGTCCAACAAGGAAATCGGTGTTCGATTCACTGGTTTCGGGTTGCATTCCGGTACTGTTTGATCCTTTCACGGCTTACTATCAATATCCCTGGCACTTACCTGAAGATCACACTAAATTTTCAGTGTTTATAGACCAAGACGAGGTGAGGCAAATGAAAGTGAATGTGATAGAAAAGTTGATGAATATTTCAAGAAAGGAAAGAGAGAATACGAGGAGGTACATTGTGTATGAATTACTGCCAGAGTTGGTATTCGCCGATCCAAATTCTCAGCTTGACAAGTTTCGGGATGCTTTTTCCGTAACCATCAACAATTTGTTCGAGAGGGTGAGCAAATTGGATTAAGTTGTAAgagaccttttttttttttccctccatACATTTTTCTTGACTTTGTTTTTGCACATacaaattttggttaaaaaaagaaaaagaaaaagacgcCTCCGTTAGGGGAGGCAGTTTTACGATGATTGTACATTAATGTAACTTTCAAGTACATATAGCAGTCTTTCTCTTTCATGTCAGTTGCGAAAATTGGGAGTTTCTCATTGACTTATTTTGTCCTTCCGAGAGAGAATTCTGATGATCATCGtgtatgtaaataaattattttttcaagttcTAATCCTAATTTAATATAGCAGACCTTCGTTGAATAAACTCTATGAGTAGACATAGCAATTCTTtgctgttatttatttatttattttattcttcttgtcttcttctctaaaaattttagaatatctcTAATGTGTTACAATCAATTGATATACGTAtgatatatgtaattaaatttaatataatcactacttgcatgatgatttttaaaaataaatacaaacatatcataagattatttatttattatatgactAACATAAGACCTCtaatgtattctaaaatttctcattCTTCTCAAAAATTGTAATTACGAGCATTCACGTATATACGCTACTTATTGAAATGCTGAGTTTAGCATAAAATAGTCAAGTCAATTCCCAACTTACAAGAATTAAAACGCTTATAATCCCAGCATACACGCTGTCCATACCAAGATTAATTTTCAGTGACTCTGCTGTGGACTCAGAGTAAGATCACAATTCAGAAAATGGCTACCCCGACCAAATATGGGATCCAtctatgatttaattgttaagGTTAGTCTCGTGGCTTGGGTCAAGCTCAAAGTTGGAGCCTATTGGCATCAAATTCATATTGATGCACTgtgttaaatctaattatgattcttttcttctattttgggatatttcatgattaatttcatataagGGAAATGATGTCAATTAAGAGTCCTCTATAACccattcaaaatataaaaataacccattctatttataaaaaaaaaaatgtgccTAATCTCGTGGAAATATTAGTAACAGGACTAGTCATGCACCTTagacaataaaaagaaacaactcCAAATTAACTTGATCCCAGAGACAAATGGGTGAACCGTACCACAGCCTTTTTCTTCTATAGTGACTCACGAGTTAGTTCCTCTCTATCTCTTTTGCTATGGAACTTGTGTAAATGGCATCGATTTTTGCtatgataatataaaaaattgagtaatcccaataaaatttctcgttgaaaaaataaattccaaatattttaaaagatgaagaaaggGGTTGATGTAAAATAGGTGATAATGTTTCTAGAAACAAAAATTGCTGCGAATTGTGAACGCTCAAATGCCTTGAAGCCGTAGAGTCATTTTCATTGTTCCATAGAGAAGATTcgagagaaaacaaaaactgaAGAAAACGCGCACAAAAAACGGAATTGGAACGTCGACGGGACAAAAGTTTGTTCGCGGTTTCGCACAACAAAATCAACTAGAAAACGACAATTACGTATTCGCTGatgcaaatgaaacaaatcTCCACCGTCCATGTACAGGTCTAGATTTGACACATCTTAGTAGCTCTACTCCACGTGTAACTGAAGTTGCCATCCACGTGTAAGCCACAATCTATATCACACACGAGCGGGGCTCCGGACGCCAAACTCTATAAAATCCTGCTCAATGCTCCGCTGTTACCTCCTTAAACGAAATCTCGGAATCGCAACTTCCCATATTTTGACAAGACATTTCACTTCGAATTATAAGCAAACCCTTCTGAGACCTTCGAAAAGTAATCCAATTTCTTTGGTTTCAAGGCCTTGTTTTTTCGCTTCGAGATCGGATCATACAATGGCAAGCCAATCGAAAACTTCAGTTCACGATTTCACTGTTAAGGTCGgctttattactattattattattattattgggttCTTGCTGGTCATTTTCCTTCCCtccttttgatttttaattcaatttgggatttgacaaatatatctgttttatttttatgaaatttatcatATGTGCAGGACGCCAAGGGACAGGATGTTGATCTTAGCATCTACAAGGGAAAGCTTCTTTTGATTGTCAATGTTGCATCACAGTGGTATGCCTCTTCtcctttcattttttacttttttttgaaaaaactaATGATTCATTGATTATCGTTGATGCTTCCATTTAATTAACGCTATTACTCAGAAGCATGCATGCTTTCAATACAAATAAGCATTTATAAGAGATGATTTCACCCAGAGACTCTTTAATTCTTGCGCAGTGCCGGcggcaatttattttttattttttattttttattttttcctttatccGTTTTATTCATTTACCTGATTTTGAACGCAGTGGCTTGACCAATTCAAACTACACTGAGCTGAGTCAGTTGTACGACAAGTACAAGAATCAAGGTTTATTTCGTACCTCCTTTTCTTAGTATGTTGATGATTTTGCACATTAATAAGACTTATGTAGTTTCAAGTTCtctattctttcttgcatagtcaatggaagaaaatatttcttaacATCTTACTAATATATTTGTACCCTTGCTttgctgttttcttttttcttttctgtgtTAGTTCAGGCTTGGAGATTCTGGCCTTTCCTTGTAAT encodes:
- the LOC102616580 gene encoding probable phospholipid hydroperoxide glutathione peroxidase gives rise to the protein MLRCYLLKRNLGIATSHILTRHFTSNYKQTLLRPSKSNPISLVSRPCFFASRSDHTMASQSKTSVHDFTVKDAKGQDVDLSIYKGKLLLIVNVASQCGLTNSNYTELSQLYDKYKNQGLEILAFPCNQFGAQEPGDNEQIQEFACTRFKAEFPIFDKVDVNGDNAAPLYKHLKSSKGGLFGDSIKWNFSKFLVDKEGNVVERYAPTTSPLSIEKDIKKLLETA